A stretch of DNA from Candidatus Aminicenantes bacterium:
GTAGAAGGCTTGGAGACCCGACAACAACAAAGAAACGATCAAGGCAAACCCCAGGCCGTAAACAAGCCACTTGCGCTTTCCCCGCCATAGTAACATGATAAAAAAAGCGTTCAGCCACACCACGGATAAGAATAACAACGCCGAGATGGCATTCAGGGAAACCAGGGCGGTGAAATGATTCCACAGGTTGGCCAGGAATCCGGCCTGACGTGATTTTTTTTCATGTCCCAAGTGCTCATCCACGTATTCGAGATTGTCACGAATTTCCCGGCGGGTCGGGGCCAACCTCAACGCCCGCAGGTAGTGGATTTTGGCATCCACGAATCGCTCCAGTTTCACACAGCAATTGCCCATGTTGAATGCCAGTTTCCAGTTGTCTACTCCGGCGGCGATTTGCGAATAGCCATCCAGGGCTTCAGCGTAATGCCCGTCTTCATATTGCTGGTTGGCGACGGCAAAGGCCGTGTTTGCCCCGCCCCAGGCAATGGGGGTGAGCCCCATGATCAGCAGCAGCAGCATTCCCGTTCTTTTCATTTGATTTTCCCGTCAATGCGGCGCAGCAAAACCCCCAATCGCGCCAGATCCCGGCGGTCATCCTGCAGCCCGGACCGGGGCGCAAAACGTTTGGAATCGATTTTTTCCTTCAGGGCCAGGAATTCATTGATTTCCCGTTCCGATACTCCTCTCTCTTCCAGACACCGCGCGATGGTTGCGGCGTTCATGCGCGACGGTTTCATGCCCAATCGCTCGCTGAGGTAATTCTCAACAATGCCGGCTGCGCCGCCCAGCTCGCTCTGGGTTTGCAGTCCTTTCAGGGTTCGCGATAACACACGCCGGGCCTCCAGGCGACGGCTGCGCCGCACCAGGGGCTCCCAGATTCCCCGATAGATCGCCGCGGCCAGGCTCGCCAGAAACGGCAGCAGCAACAGCCAGGTGTACGCACGGGATCGGTTCCAGTAACTGGATTGATCCCGGATAGCCCCGCCCAGGATGTGGTGAATGTCCCGTCCCCGGCGCACGACTTCCGCCCCGCCGGCGGGGACCGCCTCGTCCCGTCCGGCAGCCTGGTTTTCCATTACGTTTACGGTCATGGGATCGGAAGCCATGATGCGAATTTGCCCTGTTACCGGATCCCACCAGCGCAACTCCAGGGGCGGGATGGAAACCGCCCCTGCGCGACGAAAAGTGACGGGGATTTCCGCATTCACCGTTCCGCGCAGCCATTGCCCGGAATGATTCAGCGTTCGCTTCACTTTGGGCGGGAACACCTGGAAAAACGGCCCCCCCTCCAATTGCGGCACCCCGAGGGTTTTCATGTTTCCGTTTCCGCTGACACGCAGCTTCAGGGTAACCATTTCGCGCGCTTTCACCGTCTCCGGTAGTGGATCCACTTTTAACTGAAAATCACCCACGGGCAAGCCCGCCGTCTCATTGGGCAGGGGGCGGACCTCGATGGTCTCCGGCTTGGTGACGCGGGTGATGCGACGCGGCTCGCTGAAAAAACTCATGCCGTTTTCAGCCAGGATGATTTCAAACTCAAGGGAGGGGATGGTTAGGCTTCCGCTCTGATTGGGGAAAAGCGCCACTTTGCGGATATCGTACTCGGTGTATTCTTTGCCGTCCACTTCCCGCATTCTGCCGGCGCTGCTGCGGGGAACCGGGAACCACTCCTGCCAGAATCCAGCAATGGAGGGCTCGGTCAACAGGTTGACCGCGCGCACGGTGTTGCGGGTCAACAATCGCACCTGGACCAAGACCTGCTGGCCGGAAACCACGTTGCGGGGCGACACCTCCGTAATCAAACGAACATCCACGGGTTGCCGGCTGCGCTGCCGCTCTCGCGGCAGCGCAAAAAGGTCTTCGTCAAACAGGGAACGTCGCTTGGGTGGAGGCGCCACGCTGCCTTTCACCACTTCCACCCGGATGGGTTTGGTGACCAGCGTCCGCCCCTGGGCTTCGTAGCGCAATGCCGGGATTGTCAAGGTGCCGGTTCGTTTTGGTGACAGCTGGTATTCAAATCGGGTCAAGTGGGACGTTCGGCCGTTGACCATGTGAAATTCCGTCGACTGGGAACGCGATTGTACAAAAAAGTCTCTCAGTTCAGAAAGATCAGGGGGGATCGGATTGTCTACTCCGGAGAGGGTAAGCGTAAACTCCAGCTTATCATCCAGGCCGATGCGCTGGGAATGAACCCGGGCACTGAACTCCACCTGCTGGGCGGGCAGGCAGAGGCCAACCAAAAGAAGCACCCATGCCACCGCCCGAGAGCGAATCATCATTACCAATCTTTTTCCCGCCGGGCTTCCCGGGCCACTTTGCGTTTGCGTTCCTTCAGCTGCTCTTTCTCTTTCTGCGACAAGTACTGCAACAAAGTCTGGTATTTCTCTTGCGGCTTTTGTTCTTGCCTGCCTTCACTCTTGGGTGGCTGGGGTTTCGGCTCTGATTCGCCGCGATTCTTTTTCTGGTCGCGGTGAGACTGCTTGGGATCCTGCTGTTGCTTTTTTTGCCGTTCCAACCGTTGCAGGGCCAATTCGAAATTGCGTTTTGCGTCCAAGTCCTCCGGATCCTGGAGCAAAGCCTGTTTGTAGTGGTCCAGGGCCTTGTCGAACTGCTTTAGGCGGAAATAGGTGTTGCCGAGATTGTAGTGAAAATCCCGTTTGGATACCCCGCAGCGTCCGGGATCCACGCGCGAGAACTCCTCCAGGGCTTCCTGAAATTTACCCAGCTTGTACATCGCGGCCGCGGTGTTGT
This window harbors:
- a CDS encoding tetratricopeptide repeat protein, with protein sequence MKRTGMLLLLIMGLTPIAWGGANTAFAVANQQYEDGHYAEALDGYSQIAAGVDNWKLAFNMGNCCVKLERFVDAKIHYLRALRLAPTRREIRDNLEYVDEHLGHEKKSRQAGFLANLWNHFTALVSLNAISALLFLSVVWLNAFFIMLLWRGKRKWLVYGLGFALIVSLLLSGLQAFYQHRLDRRDTAVVIQSQARLRSGPGKRYTVLFSLRPGLDVRVQEEREQWLQVAAGDDVAGWIELTALEII
- a CDS encoding protein BatD; this encodes MMIRSRAVAWVLLLVGLCLPAQQVEFSARVHSQRIGLDDKLEFTLTLSGVDNPIPPDLSELRDFFVQSRSQSTEFHMVNGRTSHLTRFEYQLSPKRTGTLTIPALRYEAQGRTLVTKPIRVEVVKGSVAPPPKRRSLFDEDLFALPRERQRSRQPVDVRLITEVSPRNVVSGQQVLVQVRLLTRNTVRAVNLLTEPSIAGFWQEWFPVPRSSAGRMREVDGKEYTEYDIRKVALFPNQSGSLTIPSLEFEIILAENGMSFFSEPRRITRVTKPETIEVRPLPNETAGLPVGDFQLKVDPLPETVKAREMVTLKLRVSGNGNMKTLGVPQLEGGPFFQVFPPKVKRTLNHSGQWLRGTVNAEIPVTFRRAGAVSIPPLELRWWDPVTGQIRIMASDPMTVNVMENQAAGRDEAVPAGGAEVVRRGRDIHHILGGAIRDQSSYWNRSRAYTWLLLLPFLASLAAAIYRGIWEPLVRRSRRLEARRVLSRTLKGLQTQSELGGAAGIVENYLSERLGMKPSRMNAATIARCLEERGVSEREINEFLALKEKIDSKRFAPRSGLQDDRRDLARLGVLLRRIDGKIK
- a CDS encoding tetratricopeptide repeat protein → MDRRLIVLCLVPLLLGWHWFDAAARRNAAGMEAYSQGRFGEALQKFLSARGLKPENTALQHNTAAAMYKLGKFQEALEEFSRVDPGRCGVSKRDFHYNLGNTYFRLKQFDKALDHYKQALLQDPEDLDAKRNFELALQRLERQKKQQQDPKQSHRDQKKNRGESEPKPQPPKSEGRQEQKPQEKYQTLLQYLSQKEKEQLKERKRKVAREARREKDW